From the Polynucleobacter acidiphobus genome, the window GCGCAAGCGCGTCTCAATTTGATGACTTCCTAGACCGCGCATCACTTTTTGCAAGAGGTAAAGCTCTTCTGCACTCGCGATGGGATGAGCCAGCGCCGCCAATGCTTGACTGCCATGCTGCTTCTGAATATCACTTAATGAGTGCACAACGTAATCGAGGGCGGACTGCCAATCGGTCTCCAACCACTGCCCATTTTGTTTCACCATGGGGGTGGTTAAACGATCAGGGCTATTTAAGCCCTCGTACGCAAAGCGATCGCGGTCACTAATCCAGCACTCATTGATGGCCTCGTTCTCAAGCGCGACAACCCGCATCACATGATTGGCCTTCGTTTGTACGGTAGTGTTGGCACCGACAGCATCATGCGGACTGATCGAGCGCTTGCGGACCAACTCCCAAGTACGCGCGGCATACCGAAATGGCTTGCTGGTTAAGGCACCCACTGGGCAGATATCAATCATATTTCCAGAGAGCTCAGAGTCAACCGTTTGCCCCACAAAAGTAGTGATCTCCGAATGCTCGCCACGGTTGATCATGCCAAGCTCCATCACACCAGCAACCTCTTGCCCAAAACGCACGCAGCGGGTGCAGTGAATGCAACGCGACATCTCTTCCATGGAAATGAGTGGTCCAACATTTTTATGGAAAACCACACGCTTCTCTTCTTTATAGCGCGAACTGGATTTACCGTAGCCAACTGCTAAATCTTGTAATTGGCATTCACCACCCTGATCGCAAATCGGGCAATCCAAGGGATGGTTAATCAATAAGAACTCCATCACCGACTTTTGCGCCTCAACAGCCTTCGCCGAATGGGTAAATACCTTCATACCGGCCATCACGGGGGTGGCACATGCCGGTAGCGGCTTAGGCGCCTTCTCGACTTCAACCAAACACATCCGGCAGTTTGCGGCGATGCTCAGTTTCTTGTGATAGCAAAAATGGGGAACATAGGTGCCTAGTTTATTGGTGGCATGCATCACCATCGAGCCCTGTGGCACCTCAACGGGCTTACCATCGACATGGATCTCAATCATGTTCACCGTGCTCATGATTAGGCAGCCTTTGCAAATGAAGAAACCATGCAATGCTTGTGCTCAACATGGTAGGCAAACTCATCCATGTAGTGCTTGAGCATTCCTTGCACTGGCATCGCCGCCGCATCACCTAAGGCACAGATGGTCCGCCCTTGAATATTTCCGGCAACGTCTTTGAGAAGATCCAAATCCTCTGGACGACCTTGGCCATGTTCAATACGGTTAACGATACGCCAGAGCCAACCCGTGCCCTCGCGGCATGGGGTGCATTGGCCACATGACTCTTCGTGATAGAAATACGAGAGACGCAGGAGTGAACGCACCATGCAACGGGTCTCATCCATCACGATCACCGCCCCCGAACCAAGCATCGACCCAGCCTTGGAGATCGCGTCGTAATCCATGGTGATATCCATCATGATCTTGCCAGGCAAGACCGGCGCTGATGATCCGCCAGGGATTACGGCTTTGAGCTGTTTGCCATTGCGCATTCCACCCGCCAACTTCAATAACTCTGCAAAGGGCGTGCCGAGTGGAACTTCATAGTTACCTGGGTAAGTAACGTCGCCTGATACGGAGAAGATCTTGGTGCCGCCATTATTAGGCTTACCTAATTTGAGATAGGCCTCTGCACCGATGGCCAGAATAAATGGCACGGCTGCAAAGGTCTCGGTGTTGTTAATGGTCGTTGGCTTGCCATATAGACCAAAGTTGGCTGGAAATGGTGGCTTAAAGCGCGGCTGCCCTTTTTTTCCTTCAAGGGACTCTAAGAGCGCAGTCTCTTCTCCGCAAATATAGGCACCAAAGCCTGGGGCGGCATGCAACTGGAAGCTAAATTCCGTTCCTAAAATTTTCTCTCCAAGATAGCCCGCGGCATGTGCCTCCTCAAGAGCCTCTTCAAAGCGCTCATAGACCTCCCAGATCTCGCCATGAATGTAGTTATATCCCGTTGAGATTCCCATCGCGTAGGCGCCGATGATCATGCCTTCAATCAATGCATGGGGGTTATAGCGCATGATGTCACGGTCTTTGAATGTGCCGGGCTCACCTTCATCGCTATTACAAACCAAATATTTATTGCCGTTGTAGTTCTTAGGCATGAAGCTCCACTTCAAGCCCGTTGGAAATCCAGCACCACCGCGGCCACGCAAGGACGATGCTTTGACTTCCGCAATCACGGCATCCGGGGTAATTTTTTCGTTCAGAATCCGGCGTAGCTGTTGATAACCGCCGCGCGCCTCATAGTCTTTGAGATGCCAGTTCTTACCATCTAGGCCAGCCAAAATTAAGGGCTTGATGTGACGACTATGCAAACTGGTCATACGCTCCCCCCTTTTGCTTGCGCATTCAACTCATCCAATAAGGCGTCGATCTTTTCTTGGGTCATAAAACTGCACATCCGGTGGTTGTTCACCAACATCACAGGTGAGTCGCCACAGGCACCCATGCACTCGCCCTCTTTCAAGGTGAAAGTTCCGCAGGGCGTGGTCTCATTAAAGTTAATCCCGAGTTTTTTCTTGAGGTAGTCAGCCGCTTCTTCGCCATGCGTTAACTGACAAGGTAAATTGGTACACACAACCAGTTTGAACTTACCAATCGGCTTGGTCTCATACATGTTGTAGAAGGTCGCCACTTCCTCAACCGCAATCTTAGGCATCTCCAGAATTTGTGCAACTTCCGCAATGATCTCGGGGGAGACCCAACCATGCTCTTCTTGTGCGGCAATTAGGCATGCCATCACTGCCGATTGTTTTTGCTCAGACGGATACTTCGCAATATTGCGATCCATTTGAGCTCGAGTCTTAGCAGAAAAAAGGGATTGGACTGTCATCATGATTTATCGATCGATCTCACCAAACACAATGTCTTGGGTCCCAATGATAGTGACCGCATCCGCAATCATGTGACCGCGTGACATCTCATCCATGGCTGCTAAATGAGCAAAGCCAGGAGCCCGAATCTTTAAGCGGTAAGGTTTGTTGGCACCATCCGAAATGGCGTAAATCCCGAACTCACCCTTTGGGTGCTCTACTGCTGCATACGCCTCACCGGCAGGCACATGAATCCCTTCGGTAAAGAGCTTGAAGTGATGAATCAACTCTTCCATATTGGTTTTCATATCAACGCGCTTTGGAGGAGCTACCTTGTGGTTATCGCTCATCACTGGGCCTGGATTAGCACGCAACCACTTCACACACTGCTGAATAATGCGATTGGATTGACGCATCTCTTCCATACGCACTAAATATCGGTCGTAGCTATCGCCATTCACTCCCACTGGAATATCAAAATCCAACTGGTCATAGACTTCATAAGGCTGCTTCTTGCGCAAGTCCCAAGCAAAACCGGAGCCACGCAACATCGGGCCAGTAAAGCCCATCTGCAGAGCTCGCTCAGGCGAGACCACACCGATACCCACTAAACGCTGCTTCCAAATACGGTTATCGGTTAAGAGATTGTTGTACTCATCTACATTCGCTGGAAAGCGATTACTAAAGTCTTCAATGAAATCCAATAATGATCCGCTACGGCTCTCATTTAAGCGCTTCACCGCCTGCTCACTCCGAATCGCGGACTTGGCGTATTGCGGCATCTTCTCAGGCAAATCGCGATAGACGCCGCCGGGACGATAGTAGGCTGCATGCATCCGAGCACCGGATACCGCCTCATACATATCGAAGATATCCTCACGATCACGGAAAGCATATAAGAAGATCGCCATCGCACCAACGTCGAGACCGTGGCAGCCAACCCAGAGCAAGTGATTGAGTAGACGGGTGAGCTCATCAAACATTACGCGGATGTATTGAGCACGCACTGGTACGTCGACATCCAAGAGTTTCTCGATGGCCATCACATAGGCGTGCTCGTTAACCATCATCGATACATAATCGAGACGATCCATATACGGCACACTCTGAATCCAAGTCCGGGTCTCGGCGAGTTTTTCGGTCGCGCGATGCAATAAGCCAATATGCGGATCGGCGCGTTGGATTACCTCGCCGTCGAGCTCCAGCACTAAACGCAATACACCGTGAGCCGCAGGATGCTGGGGGCCAAAGTTGAGGGTGTAGTTCTTAATCTCAGCCATTTGCTAAGCCACCGTATTGTTCTTCACGAATCACGCGTGGGGTTACTTCACGCGGATCAATCGTAACTGGCTGATACACCACCCGCTTTAACTCCGGGTCATAGCGCATCTCGACGTGGCCCGAGATTGGGAAATCCTTACGGAATGGATGACCAATAAAGCCGTAGTCGGTCAAGATACGACGCAAATCCTCATGGCCATCGAACAAGATACCAAAGAGATCAAAGGCTTCACGCTCAAACCAATTGGCCGAGTTCCAAATGGGAACCATCGATGCCACCAAGGGGTAGTCATCGTCTGGGGCAAATACCCGAATGCGCAGACGTTGGTTATGCTTGATAGACAGTAAGTGGCTAACCACCGCAAAGCGAGGTCCGCTCCAGGTACCATCGGCATAGTCTTTGTAATCAACTCCACATAAATCAATGAGTTGCTCAAACGCTAAGCTAGGATCGTCTCGCAATAATTTGGCTGACTCCGCATACGTTGCGTGATGCAACACGATGGTCAACTCGCGATGATCGATCGTGGCACTCTGAATACGGTTTCCCAAAACACGATCAAGTTGCAAACGAAGTTGTTCGAGGCGATCACTCATCTCAACCCTTCCTCGCAATGGTGCTGGTCCGACCAATCTTGGCCTGCAACTGAATAATGCCGTAGATCAAGGCTTCTGCCGTTGGTGGACAACCTGGCACATACACATCCACTGGGACAATGCGATCACAACCGCGTACCACCGAGTAAGAGTAGTGATAATAGCCGCCGCCATTCGCACATGAACCCATCGATATCACCCAACGCGGTTCTGGCATTTGGTCGTAGACCTTGCGCAAGGCTGGAGCCATCTTGTTGCATAAGGTGCCTGCCACAATCATCAAATCGGATTGGCGGGGCGATGGACGGAATACCACTCCAAAACGATCGAGGTCGTAGCGCGATGCGCCCGCATGCATCATCTCAACTGCGCAACAAGCCAAACCAAAGGTCATCGGCCAAAGCGATCCGGTTCTGGTCCAATTGATTAACTGGTCAGCCGAGGTCGTTACAAAACCTTGTTTTAGAACACCTTCAAGTGCCATCGACGTCTACTCCCAATCCAGGGCGCCCTTTTTCCAGATATAAGCAAAACCAACGATAAACTCAAGGAGGAAAATTGCCATCGCAATGTAACCTTCCCAGCCAATATCCCTTAAGGCAACGCCCCAAGGAAATAAAAATGCGGTTTCGAGATCAAACAGGATAAAAAGGATGGCGACCAGGTAGTAGCGCACATCGAATTTCATACGAGCATCTTCAAAGGCTTCAAAGCCGCACTCGTATGGGGAATCTTTTTCTGAATAAGGTTTGGAGGGGGCTAAAACTTTACCCAAGACAATGGGGGCAAGACCGACGCCGATACCGACAAGAATAAACAACAGTACTGGGAAGTAATTTGAAAGGTTCAACTTCTTCTATCCTGTGTCAGATTTCCAAACGTTCGAATTATCAACGACTTTCATTTTGGGATTCTTGATTTACAGCAATAAGACAAGAATTCCCGACCAAACTAATCCACTTTGGTGCCGACGGCGAGACTCGAACTCGCACAGCCTAAGCCACTACCCCCTCAAGATAGCGTGTCTACCAATTTCACCACGTCGGCATCTCGGAAAAGCCCTACAACAACCCTCAATTCTACCGCATTGCACCTTCCAAAAAGGTGCAAATTAGCGAGGCACGACCGGCTTACCGGGTTCTGAACTTGCTCCATTTGCTGGAGTGGCGCCACCTTGCTGAGCAGGGGCTACAGTCGGCAAGGTTGAGTTGGATAAAACCCCTGACTCAACAGGCTTTTTAGTGCCCAACCAGGTAATTCCTAGGGTGCTCACAAAAAAGATCACCGCAAAAATAGCGGTGGTACGCGAGAGAAAGTTTGAGGAGCCGGTTGCCCCAAATAAACTACCTGAGGAGCCCGAACCAAATGCTGCGCCCATATCAGCGCCCTTACCTTGCTGAATCAAGACCAAGCCAATAATGGCCAATGCAGAAACTACTTGCAGGACCACGAATAAAGTTTTAAGCCATTCCATTTCTGTTCTCCATATCGTCATTCATCATGCAATCCATCACGCCCGACAGATTGCTAAAAACTCCTTGGCATCCAACGATGCGCCACCAACCAACGCCCCATCAATATCGGGCATGGCAAAAAGCTCCGTGGCGTTATCGGCCCGGACACTGCCTCCGTAAACAATCCCAATATGAGACGCCACATCATCATCAAACTCAGCCAGTTGCAAGCGAATCGCCCGGTGCATATCTTGGGCCATTTGCGCACTCGCAACCTTACCTGTCCCAATGGCCCAAATCGGCTCATACGCAATCAAGCAATCCACCAAGCGATCTTGCAGGGTGCTTACCTGACTGGCAACCTGTCGCCTCACCACCTCGACTGCACGCCCAGAATTTCTCTCATCCGCTGTTTCACCAACGCAAATGATTGGGGTCAACTCATGATCTAAAGCCTGCTCTGCTTTGAGAGCGATGCTCTCATTGGCCTCGCCGTACTGCATACGACGCTCCGAATGACCCACGATCACAAAGCGCACACCCATCTCCTGCAACATGCTCGCACTCACCTCACCTGTATATGGCCCAGACGCATAGGCCGATACATCTTGCGCCCCTAATTGAAGCTGCGAACTTCCCAAATAGTTACTGCATTCTTGCAAATACGGAAAGGGCACACAGACACCAAAACGCCGACCTGCCGGCATGCCCTGCTGCATCTCTGTAGTGACCGTTTGCAACCAATCCCGATTACTGCGAACACTGCCATTCATCTTCCAATTGCCGATGACCGTCAATGCGCGCATAGCAACTCTCTTACACCGTTAACACAATTTTTCCGACATGCTCGCTAGATTCCATCAATCGATGCGCATCTGCGGCTTGCTCTAAGGAAAATGTTTTATAAATAACTGGCTTTAGTTGACCTGCGTTCAGCAAGGGCCACACCGTTTGATACAACTCTTTAGTAATTTGATGCTTAAAGGCCACAGGTCTTGGACGCAAGGTCGATCCCGTAATGGTTAATCGGCGACGCAGTATTTGACCCGTATTCACTTCTGCCTTTGAGCCTCCCATGATGGCAATAATCACAATACGACCATCATCGGCTAAACAATCAATCTCGCGCTGTAAGTAGGTACCGGTGACCATGTCCAAAATGACATCTACGCCCTTACCATTAGTCGCCTTCTTAATTTCTTCTACAAAGTCTTGAGTTTTGTAGTTGATTGCAAGATCTGCGCCCAATTGCGTGCAAGCCGCACACTTTTCGTCGCTTCCTGCGGTCACAAATACCCGATGACCGAGTGCTTTAGCGATGAGAATAGCGGTCACACCAATACCACTCGAGCCGCCCTGCACTAGCAAAGTCTCACCTTTACTCAGATGTCCACGTTGAAAGACATTGCTCCATACGGTAAAAAAGGTTTCTGGCAAAGACGCTGCCTCAATATCTGAAAAGCCTTTCGGATAGGGCAAACATTGCGCGATTGGGGCGGTACATAAATCGGCATATCCGCCACCCTGCACTAGTGCACAGGCTTTATCGCCCACCTTCAAACCAAAGGTGTTATCAGCGTGCGCAAGATCACCGCCAATGATCTCTCCGGCCACTTCAAGACCGGGGATATCGGATGCGCCTGGAGGAACGGGGTAATGCCCTTTTCGTTGCAAAACATCCGGACGATTAATGCCGGCTGCCTTCACCCGAATTAAGACCTCGCCAGAGCCTGCGCTTGGCACAGCAGGATCTGGACGCTCTGCTTTGACCAACATCTCTGGAGCGCCATACTCCCGAATCTCCATTACACGCATCGCAATACTCCTGCTTAAACGGTCTCGTTTGGACTATCGCTTGCCTGCGTATCTGCCAAACCAGACTCAGGGGTCAATAGCGCTTTCATCGATAAACGCAAACGACCACGCTCATCGGCTGCGAGTAATTTCACACGCACCACCTGACCCTCTTGCAAGAAGTCTTTGACATCCTTCACGCGCTCGGTTGAGATCTCAGAGATATGTAAGAGTCCATCTTTACCGGGCAGAATGTTGACGAGGGCACCAAACTCCAGCAACTTCACAACGGGGCCTTCATAAACCTTACCAACTTCAGCTTCAGCGGTAATGCCTTCAATCTTAGCTTTAGCCAAGGCCATGCCTTCTGCACTGGTTGAGGCGATCGTGACCGTACCATCATCTTTAATATCAATGCTGCAACCGGTCTCTTTGGTAAGCGCCTGAATCGTTGCGCCGCCCTTACCAATCACTTCACGGATCTTGTCTGGATGGATCTTAAAGGTCACCATGCGTGGTGCGTGCTCCGATAGCTCAGTGCGTACAGAACCCATCGCTTCTTGCATTTTGCTCAGAATATGCAAACGGCCTTCTTGAGCTTGTGCCAACGCAACCTGCATGATTTCTTTGGTAATGCCTTGGACCTTAATGTCCATCTGCAAAGCCGTAATCCCGTTGGCTGTACCAGCCACCTTAAAGTCCATATCGCCCAGGTGATCCTCATCACCCAAGATGTCGGTTAACACTGCAAAGCGATTGCCATCCAAGATGAGGCCCATGGCAACACCGGCCACATGCGCCTTCACTGGAACACCGGCATCCATCAGAGCTAAGCAGCCGCCGCAGACTGAAGCCATCGAGGATGAACCATTGGACTCGGTAATCTCAGAAACCAAACGAATGCTGTACGCAAACTCTTCCATGCTTGGCAATACTGGTACTAAAGCACGCTTCGCTAAACGGCCGTGACCAATCTCACGACGCTTGGGTGTGCCAACGCGACCGGTCTCACCCGTTGCAAATGGAGGCATGTTGTAGTGGAACATAAAGCGATCGCGGTACTCACCTTCGAGCGCGTCAATGATTTGCTCATCGCGCGCAGTTCCAAGAGTTGCAACCACCAAGGCTTGCGTCTCACCACGGGTAAAGAGTGCAGAGCCGTGAGTGCGTGGTAATACGCCGTTGCGAATTTCAATGGGGCGTACAGTGCGAGTATCGCGGCCGTCAATACGTGGCTCACCATTGAGAATTTGGCTACGTACGATTTTTGCTTCGATCTCGAACAAGAGATTACCAACTTCCACTTCATCCACTTCGCCGTCAGCAGCTAACTGGGTCATGACATTGGCAACCACTTCCTTGATCTTGGTGGAGCGAGCTTGCTTTTGACGAATTTGATACGCTTCGCGCAATGGGCCCTCTGCCAAGCTTTGTAACTTGGCAATTAAAGCTTCGTTCTTTGCTGCTGGCTTCCAATCCCATTCGGGCTTACCGGCATCACGCACGAGTTCCTGGATCGCATTGATCGCGATCTGCGACTGCTCATGGCCGTATACAACTGCGCCTAACATAACGGCTTCAGATAACTGTTGAGCCTCGGACTCCACCATCAATACTGCAGCTTGGGTACCGGCTACGATCAAATCGAGTTCGCTGGTCGCTTGCTCGCTACGATTGGGGTTGAGTAAATACTGACCGTCACGGTAACCAACGCGCGCCGCACCCATTGGGCCATTAAATGGAATGCCCGAAATCGCGAGCGCAGCAGACGATGCGATTAAGGCTGGAATATCGGCTGGCACATCTGGATTAATCGACATCACATGCACGACCACCTGAACTTCGTTATAAAAGCCTTCTGGGAACAATGGGCGGATCGGACGATCAATCAGACGTGAGATTAAGGTCTCGCCTTCAGACGGACGCCCCTCGCGACGGAAGAATCCTCCAGGAATCTTGCCAGCAGAATAGGTCTTCTCGATGTAGTCAACCGTTAAGGGGAAAAAGTCTTGACCCTCTTTGGCTGTTTTAGCACCGACTACCGTGGCAAGTACCACGGTGTCATCCATATTGAGAAGTACAGCACCACTGGATTGGCGAGCAATCTCACCGGTTTCCATGGTGACGGTGTGTTGGCCCCATTGAAACGTTTTCACAACTTTATGAAACATTGACATATTTTTTTCTCCAAACATACACACCGCGGATCCACAGCGCCGCGGTATCACTGGAGTGATTGCATGATGAACCCATGTGGGATGCCATTCCAGTGCGTCTCTTTTAAGAAGAAACGCATTGGAATGACACGATCCCTAGAAGCCGGTCATCTTGAACCACTCAAAGTAGAGCCTTGCCCGTTTGGCAACACCCTACTTCATTGCAATGCTGACAAAAACAAGAAATTACTTACGTAAACCTAGTTTGTCGATCAGCGCGCGATAACGGTCCAGATCCTTGCTCTTGAGGTAATCCAAGAGACGGCGACGGCGCGAGACCATCTTCAACAAGCCACGACGGCTGTGATGATCTTTTGCGTTTGCCTTGAAATGGGGGGTAAGTTCATTGATACGAGCGGTTAATAACGCCACCTGAACTTCGGGGCTACCCGTATCGTTTGCGCCACGCGCGTTTTGTTTGACGATTTCCGCCTTATTAATGTCTGCAACTGCCATCTTCATACTCCATACGTGCGGACACTCAAGCTTGCACCTGATATGCCGTGTTAATAAAAAGCTTTATAAATCAAAGCTTCAGCATTCTAACAGACCGCACCCTCCGATTGTGGGCAAAGCGGTCTGATAGTTAATAAATTTATATAAATCAATAACTTACGATTTAGGGTGCCATCTGAGCATTGAGCTTGATGGCGCTGGGATCGTGCAATTTGTTCAATGCCGCTAAATAGGCCTTAGCCGAGGCGGCAATGATGTCGGGGTCCATGCCCACTCCGTTCACAATCCGCCCCCCTTTGGAGAGCCGCACGGTGACCTCCCCCTGCGACTCTGTACCCGAAGTAATAGCATTGACTGAGTAGAGCAAAAGTTCAGCACCACTTTGCACTTTGTTCTCAATCGCATGCAAAGTGGCATCGACTGGGCCATTGCCTTCAGCCTCCGAATGCACATCGTGACCACCCATCTTAAACACCACCTTCGCCGATGGCTTTTCACCGGTCTCAGAATGTTGGTTTAAAGAAATGAAACTGAAGTGCTCATTCTGATCGGCTACCGAAGAGTCCGACATCAAAGAAATAATGTCTTCATCAAAAATCTCGGCCTTTTGATCGGCTAAAGCCTTAAAGCGTGCGAACGCATCGTTGAGCTCACTCTCGGACTCCAACACCACCCCTAACTCCGAAATACGTTGTTTGAACGCATTGCGACCAGACAACTTACCAAGCACGATGCGATTGGTCGCCCATCCCACATCTTCTGCCCGCATGATCTCGTAGGTATCGCGCGCCTTCAGGACACCATCCTGATGAATACCCGATGCATGGGCAAAGGCATTGGCGCCAACCACGGCTTTATTCGGTTGCACTACAAAGCCCGTGATTTGTGAAACCAATTTAGAAGCTGGCACGATCTGCTTGGTATCAATGCCCACATCTAACTGAAAGAAATCCTTACGAGTTCGCACCGCCATCACAATTTCCTCTAAGGAAGTATTGCCCGCGCGCTCACCTAAGCCATTAATCGTGCATTCCACTTGGCGCGCACCGCCGATATGAACACCGGCTAAGGAGTTGGCCACGCCCATCCCTAAATCGTTATGGCAATGCACTGACCAGATGGCTTTATCCGAGTTCGGAATCCGAGTCCGCAAGGTTTTAATGAACTCACCATAGAGTTCAGGAACGGCATAACCAACTGTATCGGGAACATTAATCGTGCTCGCTCCCTCAGCAATGACTGCCTCCAAGACTCGGCACAAGAAGTCCATGTCCGAACGGTAGCCATCCTCAGGAGAGAACTCAATATCGCCTGCCAAGTTTCTGGCAAAGCGGATGGATTTTTTGGCTTGC encodes:
- the nuoF gene encoding NADH-quinone oxidoreductase subunit NuoF translates to MTSLHSRHIKPLILAGLDGKNWHLKDYEARGGYQQLRRILNEKITPDAVIAEVKASSLRGRGGAGFPTGLKWSFMPKNYNGNKYLVCNSDEGEPGTFKDRDIMRYNPHALIEGMIIGAYAMGISTGYNYIHGEIWEVYERFEEALEEAHAAGYLGEKILGTEFSFQLHAAPGFGAYICGEETALLESLEGKKGQPRFKPPFPANFGLYGKPTTINNTETFAAVPFILAIGAEAYLKLGKPNNGGTKIFSVSGDVTYPGNYEVPLGTPFAELLKLAGGMRNGKQLKAVIPGGSSAPVLPGKIMMDITMDYDAISKAGSMLGSGAVIVMDETRCMVRSLLRLSYFYHEESCGQCTPCREGTGWLWRIVNRIEHGQGRPEDLDLLKDVAGNIQGRTICALGDAAAMPVQGMLKHYMDEFAYHVEHKHCMVSSFAKAA
- the nuoE gene encoding NADH-quinone oxidoreductase subunit NuoE, which codes for MTVQSLFSAKTRAQMDRNIAKYPSEQKQSAVMACLIAAQEEHGWVSPEIIAEVAQILEMPKIAVEEVATFYNMYETKPIGKFKLVVCTNLPCQLTHGEEAADYLKKKLGINFNETTPCGTFTLKEGECMGACGDSPVMLVNNHRMCSFMTQEKIDALLDELNAQAKGGSV
- a CDS encoding NADH-quinone oxidoreductase subunit D, yielding MAEIKNYTLNFGPQHPAAHGVLRLVLELDGEVIQRADPHIGLLHRATEKLAETRTWIQSVPYMDRLDYVSMMVNEHAYVMAIEKLLDVDVPVRAQYIRVMFDELTRLLNHLLWVGCHGLDVGAMAIFLYAFRDREDIFDMYEAVSGARMHAAYYRPGGVYRDLPEKMPQYAKSAIRSEQAVKRLNESRSGSLLDFIEDFSNRFPANVDEYNNLLTDNRIWKQRLVGIGVVSPERALQMGFTGPMLRGSGFAWDLRKKQPYEVYDQLDFDIPVGVNGDSYDRYLVRMEEMRQSNRIIQQCVKWLRANPGPVMSDNHKVAPPKRVDMKTNMEELIHHFKLFTEGIHVPAGEAYAAVEHPKGEFGIYAISDGANKPYRLKIRAPGFAHLAAMDEMSRGHMIADAVTIIGTQDIVFGEIDR
- a CDS encoding NADH-quinone oxidoreductase subunit C translates to MSDRLEQLRLQLDRVLGNRIQSATIDHRELTIVLHHATYAESAKLLRDDPSLAFEQLIDLCGVDYKDYADGTWSGPRFAVVSHLLSIKHNQRLRIRVFAPDDDYPLVASMVPIWNSANWFEREAFDLFGILFDGHEDLRRILTDYGFIGHPFRKDFPISGHVEMRYDPELKRVVYQPVTIDPREVTPRVIREEQYGGLANG
- a CDS encoding NuoB/complex I 20 kDa subunit family protein produces the protein MALEGVLKQGFVTTSADQLINWTRTGSLWPMTFGLACCAVEMMHAGASRYDLDRFGVVFRPSPRQSDLMIVAGTLCNKMAPALRKVYDQMPEPRWVISMGSCANGGGYYHYSYSVVRGCDRIVPVDVYVPGCPPTAEALIYGIIQLQAKIGRTSTIARKG
- a CDS encoding NADH-quinone oxidoreductase subunit A — protein: MNLSNYFPVLLFILVGIGVGLAPIVLGKVLAPSKPYSEKDSPYECGFEAFEDARMKFDVRYYLVAILFILFDLETAFLFPWGVALRDIGWEGYIAMAIFLLEFIVGFAYIWKKGALDWE
- the secG gene encoding preprotein translocase subunit SecG is translated as MEWLKTLFVVLQVVSALAIIGLVLIQQGKGADMGAAFGSGSSGSLFGATGSSNFLSRTTAIFAVIFFVSTLGITWLGTKKPVESGVLSNSTLPTVAPAQQGGATPANGASSEPGKPVVPR
- the tpiA gene encoding triose-phosphate isomerase, encoding MRALTVIGNWKMNGSVRSNRDWLQTVTTEMQQGMPAGRRFGVCVPFPYLQECSNYLGSSQLQLGAQDVSAYASGPYTGEVSASMLQEMGVRFVIVGHSERRMQYGEANESIALKAEQALDHELTPIICVGETADERNSGRAVEVVRRQVASQVSTLQDRLVDCLIAYEPIWAIGTGKVASAQMAQDMHRAIRLQLAEFDDDVASHIGIVYGGSVRADNATELFAMPDIDGALVGGASLDAKEFLAICRA
- a CDS encoding NAD(P)H-quinone oxidoreductase encodes the protein MRVMEIREYGAPEMLVKAERPDPAVPSAGSGEVLIRVKAAGINRPDVLQRKGHYPVPPGASDIPGLEVAGEIIGGDLAHADNTFGLKVGDKACALVQGGGYADLCTAPIAQCLPYPKGFSDIEAASLPETFFTVWSNVFQRGHLSKGETLLVQGGSSGIGVTAILIAKALGHRVFVTAGSDEKCAACTQLGADLAINYKTQDFVEEIKKATNGKGVDVILDMVTGTYLQREIDCLADDGRIVIIAIMGGSKAEVNTGQILRRRLTITGSTLRPRPVAFKHQITKELYQTVWPLLNAGQLKPVIYKTFSLEQAADAHRLMESSEHVGKIVLTV
- the pnp gene encoding polyribonucleotide nucleotidyltransferase → MSMFHKVVKTFQWGQHTVTMETGEIARQSSGAVLLNMDDTVVLATVVGAKTAKEGQDFFPLTVDYIEKTYSAGKIPGGFFRREGRPSEGETLISRLIDRPIRPLFPEGFYNEVQVVVHVMSINPDVPADIPALIASSAALAISGIPFNGPMGAARVGYRDGQYLLNPNRSEQATSELDLIVAGTQAAVLMVESEAQQLSEAVMLGAVVYGHEQSQIAINAIQELVRDAGKPEWDWKPAAKNEALIAKLQSLAEGPLREAYQIRQKQARSTKIKEVVANVMTQLAADGEVDEVEVGNLLFEIEAKIVRSQILNGEPRIDGRDTRTVRPIEIRNGVLPRTHGSALFTRGETQALVVATLGTARDEQIIDALEGEYRDRFMFHYNMPPFATGETGRVGTPKRREIGHGRLAKRALVPVLPSMEEFAYSIRLVSEITESNGSSSMASVCGGCLALMDAGVPVKAHVAGVAMGLILDGNRFAVLTDILGDEDHLGDMDFKVAGTANGITALQMDIKVQGITKEIMQVALAQAQEGRLHILSKMQEAMGSVRTELSEHAPRMVTFKIHPDKIREVIGKGGATIQALTKETGCSIDIKDDGTVTIASTSAEGMALAKAKIEGITAEAEVGKVYEGPVVKLLEFGALVNILPGKDGLLHISEISTERVKDVKDFLQEGQVVRVKLLAADERGRLRLSMKALLTPESGLADTQASDSPNETV
- the rpsO gene encoding 30S ribosomal protein S15, producing MAVADINKAEIVKQNARGANDTGSPEVQVALLTARINELTPHFKANAKDHHSRRGLLKMVSRRRRLLDYLKSKDLDRYRALIDKLGLRK